One part of the Deltaproteobacteria bacterium genome encodes these proteins:
- a CDS encoding glucose 1-dehydrogenase has protein sequence MGDLDKIAALAPSTLDRFRLDTRKALVVGGNKGLGQAMAMALGAAGADVCVVGRGPDGLKETAEALRRLGRKGMSIAADVTIEAQVEQLVGEVVEAYGGIDILVNSQGGVHLEPISEFDAGQWQRVIDINLKSVFLCCKHVGRVMLAQGKGKIINISSVRGFQGRAEDAAYAPSKGGVNQLTHSLAIEWGVKGINVNAIAPVFTRTAISAPFLDDPVKRDWVLSRIPMKRTGELDDLFGPVVFLASDASDFVNGHVLVVDGGWLAA, from the coding sequence ATGGGAGACCTTGATAAGATCGCCGCCCTAGCGCCATCGACCCTCGATCGCTTCCGCCTCGACACCAGGAAGGCCCTGGTGGTGGGCGGCAACAAGGGCCTGGGCCAGGCCATGGCCATGGCTCTGGGTGCCGCCGGAGCCGACGTGTGCGTGGTGGGCCGCGGACCGGATGGACTGAAGGAGACCGCAGAGGCACTCCGTAGACTCGGGCGCAAGGGGATGTCCATTGCAGCCGACGTGACTATCGAAGCCCAGGTGGAACAGTTGGTTGGAGAGGTGGTGGAGGCTTACGGGGGTATCGACATCCTGGTCAACAGCCAGGGAGGTGTCCACCTTGAGCCTATTTCCGAATTCGATGCCGGACAGTGGCAGCGGGTTATTGACATAAACCTGAAATCCGTGTTTCTCTGTTGCAAGCACGTCGGACGAGTCATGCTGGCACAGGGCAAGGGGAAGATTATCAATATCTCCTCCGTGCGGGGTTTCCAGGGGAGGGCCGAAGACGCCGCCTACGCTCCAAGTAAGGGCGGCGTAAATCAGCTGACCCATTCACTGGCTATCGAGTGGGGGGTCAAAGGGATCAACGTCAACGCCATCGCGCCGGTTTTCACCCGAACGGCCATATCTGCTCCGTTCTTGGACGATCCGGTCAAGCGGGATTGGGTGCTGAGCAGAATCCCCATGAAGCGGACGGGCGAGTTGGATGATCTCTTCGGCCCTGTGGTGTTCCTGGCTTCGGATGCCTCCGACTTCGTCAACGGCCACGTGCTGGTCGTCGATGGCGGCTGGCTGGCTGCCTAG
- a CDS encoding DNA-binding protein, with the protein MISIEAPGAVRTMMVSFRRGDLIIEELRELLKREGVDAALITSGIGSFDVCKLHTITGTGLPPKDRYFTLEGPIEVGALHGSVAGGEPHIHVVVHDTAEDRLYVGHLEPGTRCCYRVELGLIVLGKAKTRRVTDPETGLIDIMPEED; encoded by the coding sequence ATGATCAGCATCGAGGCGCCCGGCGCTGTCCGGACCATGATGGTCTCTTTCCGTCGAGGCGACCTTATCATCGAGGAACTTCGAGAACTCCTCAAGAGAGAGGGAGTGGACGCGGCTCTCATAACCTCGGGCATCGGTTCTTTTGATGTCTGCAAGCTCCACACGATCACCGGGACAGGCCTGCCCCCAAAGGACCGTTATTTCACCCTCGAAGGTCCCATCGAGGTGGGCGCGCTCCACGGATCGGTGGCAGGGGGAGAACCACATATTCACGTCGTGGTCCATGACACGGCAGAGGACAGGCTCTATGTAGGCCACCTGGAGCCCGGCACGCGTTGTTGCTACCGTGTCGAGCTGGGCCTGATCGTTCTCGGGAAGGCCAAAACCAGGAGGGTCACCGATCCAGAGACAGGACTCATCGACATCATGCCGGAAGAGGATTGA